Below is a window of Methanocaldococcus jannaschii DSM 2661 DNA.
TCATCAAACTCTTCCATAACTTTTAAATACTCTTCAGTTGGTAGTTCCTCTTTTAATTTTTCTTCTGCCGTCTCTCTTATTTCCTCCAATCCACATAAAATATACAACGGTTCAAAATCCAACTCAACAAATTTCATTGCATCTTTTGCTATAATTTTAAAAAATTCATTTAATTTTTCTTCATCATCACTATATTCAAATAACTTCTCAACCCAGTTTTTCATGCGATTTTCTATCTCCCCACATGCGTTTGTGGTGCAACTACTGTGATTATTCCTATTTTTGCAGATGCATGGATTATTTCTAAACCTCTCTATAAACACATTTACAGCGTTTAATAAATCTTTTTTTAATATATCTTCATGCTTTTTAATCTCTTCGTATTTTTTAACTTTTTTAATGAAATATTTCATATTACCTACTGCATTATTGAAGATGCTATCAAAATCAAATTGCTCCATATTCTCCCCTCTTACACGATAATGAAATACTTCACATATAAAAAATATAAATTATGGTATAAAAATATTAAGAATTTTTTTTCACAAATTATGAACTATTAATCTCCTTTTCCTTCAATCTCTATAACCTTTACATGGATTGGATGCTCTTTAAGTTGCTGATAAACTTTCTCAGCCGCTCTCCTTGACCTTGCAAGCATGACAAAAGCGACATCTCCTTTGTATCTTGCCTCTGTAAATGATAAGATATCTCCTCTTGCTATTCCTTCTCCAATTATTCTCCTAATTAAATCCTCATACTTTGTAGCATGTTTTTCTGGAATATTTAACAAAATCCCATAAATCATCATCTCACCTCAAAAAATTTTATTTATTCAGAAACCTTTAAGATTCCCAAGGTTTGTTCTACTTTTTTAGCTATATCTAAGTCAAATAAGGCAATTGTTGGCAACAGCCAGCTAAATCTATATCTTGGTTCTCCATCTTTTGTTTCTCCATAGTATGCAAATGACAACCTTCCAAAACCAGTTTCTTTCTCAACCTTTCTTGCACTTCTTATAAACCTTCTTGCAACGTTTGGCAATTCTTCATAAGATAATGGCTTTCCTCCAACACCATTCTGCATGGAAAGTTCTAAACTAATTCCAACGTTCTTTATTGCTTTTATTATGTTTGCTAATTTATTCTTTTTAAGGAAAGCTAACAATAAAGTAGCTGCTGGAACTCTTAAAACTTCTGTGTTTTTTCCATCTTCATCTCTTAATTGACAGACAATATATGCTTTACCCATCTCCATTTCTATGTGTGCATAGAGCTCAGTGTTTTTTGGCAATTCTTGAAGAACTTCGATAACTTCATACTCCTTTCCATCCTTTGAAAACTTATCTCCAGCTTTTCTTTCATCTAATTCAACAGTGAAATATGTTTCTTTTCCATCTACTTTACCAAATATTAAGTCAAATCCCCATCTCTTCAATGATTTTAACTTAAATTCTCTCTCCTTCTCTGGATTTCCTAATGTCTCAAAAACTAAGGTATTTATCATCTCTACTTCTTTTGCATCTACAACCACAATATCACCTTTTTATTCATATTTTTTATTGAAAATTTAACTATTTGTAAATGTGTTTGAAGTTCTATAAAAAATTTTCTATAATCGATAAATTTATAAATTTATTTTGTCATATTCATTGATAAAAAATATAAATGAGAGGAATATAACATTTTTTTGATGGTGAGAGTTATGAGATACAAGAAAGTACCAGTTAAAAAAATAGTTAATAAAATTATTGATGAATGTGATGTCATCTTATTGGTATTAGATGCAAGAGACCCAGAGATGACAAGAAACAGAGAGTTGGAGAAAAAAATCAAAGCAAAAGGTAAAAAGCTAATCTATGTATTAAATAAGGCTGATTTAGTTCCAAAAGATATTTTAGAAAAATGGAAAGAAGTTTTTGGGGAAAATACAGTATTTGTATCTGCTAAGAGAAGATTGGGAACAAAAATTTTGAGAGAGATGATAAAACAATCCTTAAAAGAAATGGGTAAAAAAGAAGGAAAAGTTGGAATTGTTGGTTATCCAAACGTTGGAAAATCATCCATTATTAACGCATTAACTGGAAAAAGAAAAGCTTTAACTGGAAGTGTAGCTGGTTTAACCAAAGGAGAGCAGTGGGTTAGATTAACTAAAAATATTAAGCTTATGGACACTCCTGGAGTTTTGGAGATGAGAGATGAGGATGATTTGGTTATAAGTGGAGCTTTGAGATTGGAAAAAGTAGAAAACCCTATTCCTCCAGCTTTAAAGATTTTAAGTAGGATAAATAACTTTGATAACTCAATAATAAAAGAATACTTTGGAGTTGATTATGAAGAGGTTGATGAAGAGTTATTAAAAAAGATTGGAAATAAAAGGAGTTATTTAACCAAAGGTGGAGAAGTTGATTTAGTTAGAACAGCTAAGACAATTATAAAAGAATATCAGGATGGAAAACTCAACTACTACAAAGTAGATTTAAAGAAGTATGGGCAAGATAGAGAAAGGGATATATCATTTATAACCAAGTATTTAAAGGACTTTCCATTTATTGAAGATGCTAAAATGATTGTGACACATTTAAAGGACTTTGATGGGTTATACAAAAAGATAAAAAAACCTGTCTTAGGTTCTGAGGAAATAGATGGAAATATAGTTGTTGTATCTTTTGGGGAGAAAACAAAAGATGCTTGTAGGAAGAAGGTAGAAAATCTGTGTAGAGAGAGAAATATAGAGGTTTTATCCAAATTTGGAGATAAAATTGGAGCTAACAACATATACGTAGCTGTTGGTAAAAGAGTTAAAGAATAATCTTGCTTTTTTAGAGTTTATCCTTGTTTTAATGGACTATCGATTTAAACCCTTACTTTTTGCTCTTATTTTATACCTAAACTCCTATATATAGCTTTCTATTTTTATCCAAATTTTCTTAATACATGATTAAAACCTTTAAAAGATTAAGAAGAAATCTCAATAATTAGATAATGTTTAATATAATCCAAGATCTATTTAACCGTTTCCCGTTTCCATAGCTTACCATAGCATTTAATAACTTACTATACGAATCGGTAAGCTATGGAAATGGGTTGTCCTCAGCCCATAGCTTCATCGGGAACACCATTCCCTTCACTATAAGTTCATCAGACTTAGGACTGAACAGATACAGCCCCAAAATCCAAACTTCGTTAATATTTAGTATCAACATTTCGTCTCGAAGGCAAAGCCTCCTCATTAACATTATGATATAACAATACATATTACTATTTTAATAAAAAAACAATATTTATATTGTGATATTGTTTATTATGATATGCTACTGTAAGTTATAGAAAATTAAAAACTGTTTCGAACCCTCCTTTTGGAAGACGTTTAAATATTCCATATTGATTTTAATAACTTTTCTAAAGACCGTATATATAGATTTATATATAGATTTATGATTTCTATGGAGTTATTTTGAAGTTATTTTAGAGACATAAAAAATATAATAATAAAATATTATTGTTTATAACTCTTTCAAAATTCTTTTTAAAACATTCATATCACATTCAATCTTTATCGGCTCTTCACTTGCCCTTATAGCTGCATCTGGGTCTTTCAACCCATGCCCTGTTGTTATACAAACAATTCTTTCATCTCTATCAATAATTCCTTCTTCTAATAACTTTTTAAGCCCAGCTATTGATGAAGCTGAAGCTGGTTCAACAAAAATTCCCTCTTTTCTTGCCAATAGCTTTTGAGCTTCAACAATCTCTTCATCAGTAACTGCTTCAGCATAACCTCCAGAGGAGTATATGGCATCTAAAGCCTTTGGGGCATTTACTGGATTTCCAATCCTTATAGCTGTTGCAATTGTCTCTGGATTTTTATATGGGATGATGTCTTTAGCTCTCTTTCTAAATGCTTCAACAATTGGCTTAGCTCCATCTGCCTGAATTCCGGTCATTTTTGGGAGTTCATCTATAATGCCAGTAATTTCAAATTCTTTAAATCCTTTCCATATAGCTGAGATGTTTCCAGCATTTCCAACTGGAACAATAACTCTATCTGGGACTTGCCAGTTTAATTGGTCACATATTTCAAATGCTATGGTTTTCTGTCCCTCTAATCTAAATGGATTTATTGAATTTAATAAATAAATCAACTTCTCTTTTGCTAATTGTTTAACCATATCTAATGCATCATCAAAGTTCCCTTTGACTTGAATAACCTTAGCTCCATAGAACATTGCTTGAGCTAACTTTCCTAAGGCAACTTTTCCTTCTGGTAATAGAACAATACATTTCTTTCCACTTCTTGCTGAGTAAGCGGCTAAAGAAGCGGATGTATTTCCTGTTGAAGCACAGCCAACAACCTCAACACCCAACTCATTTGCCCTTGTTACTCCAACAGTCATCCCCCTATCTTTAAAGCTTCCAGTTGGATTAGCCCCTTCATTTTTTACATAGAGTTCTTTAATTCCAAGCTCTTTTTCCAAGTTGTTACATCTATATAATGGAGTTCCTCCTTCACATAGACTTACAATTTTACTTTCGTCTTTTACTGGTAAGTATTCCAAATATCTCCAGACTCCAATTTCTCTCTTTCTTAGTTTTTCTTCTGAAACTTTATCTTTAATCTCTTCATAATCATAAATAATCTCCAATAAGCCACCACATTCGCAGGTGTAGATTATCTCATCCACATCGTAAGTTTTTCCACATTTAATACATCTTTGTAACATTATGCCACCTCATAACATTGAATAGGACTTTTGCAGTTTATAGATTTGTTAAGGTTACTTGATATCTAACGGTGTTATCATTCAATTAGAATTGTATTCTTGCGAAAGTCCTATTAGGCACTTTTAGGCTTATATTAATTCTTTAAAATTTTATTAAGTTTTTGAAAAATGCTACATATTATTAAACATGCCACTATGTAACCATGTATTATTAAATCTTTATGCATTAAATATTTATAGCAATACCTAATATTTAGCATTAAAAATTTAGAATCTATAAATAGAGTAAACACGAGATGTTATCTTAAAACCTTATTAGTTCCCATCGAGGTTGTCAAGTTAACGATTTCATCCAGTTGTAGAACATCATGAAGCTTTTTATCCAGCTAATAACCGTATCGAATTTACTATTATTTGGAAATCTATTGTAGAATACTTTAGTTCTTCGTTTGAGCACTGAGAAGAAGCTTTCTACGCAATTTCTTAGTCCGAATTTGACTCTTTCGAATTCTAAGCCTAATTTTCGCAACGCCCACGGATACCACTTTCCACCGTCAACTAAAATCTTTGGCTTATTCGAGCAAAATTTTAATATACTCTTAACGAATAATATAGTATCGAGGTAATTTCTTGTCTTCGATATATAAACTCCTAAGCATTCTTTCGTTTCTACATCGATGGCAGACCATGCATAAATATATTTGTCTCCAACCTTTAGTTTAGTCTCATCGATTGCAATTAAGTTTCTTTCCTTTCTTTCTGGCTCGTTTAAAACTTCTTTAATCTTGTGATAATAAATTCTAACCGATTCGTGGCTTATGTCTTCGAATTGGGAAAGGAATAAACTTACCTTCCTTAACGATAATCCGAGGTAATACAAAAGCCCTGCTAAGATTTTAACCTCTATCGATTTCCTATTCCTTTTAAAAAGCTTCCTCTCTACGATTCTCTCCTTTATAACTTCTATCGTGAGCCTCATATTTTATTATTTTTTATCAATATTTTGATAAAAACTTAACTTGACAGTCTCCAATTTTAGTGGAAAAATATAAATTAAGAAAGAATAATACTATATTATTATATGATTATAGTATTAATTTCAGCATAAAAGATAATGTAAAATTAGAAAAAAAGAGGTTTAATATGAACAAAAACAAAATAAAAAAAAGGGGACAGTTATCTGTTGATTTTGTACTTGCAATATTATTTTTAATGTTGGTTTCACTGTTTATTTATTACAATGCACTTACATTTACAAATAACACTACGGATGCTTTGATAGTGGATAGGATGTACAGTATAGCCGATACATTTGAGAACTATGCAATCCTTTCATATACAAAAAATGAAACAATAGTTTTGAAATTAAAACCTATTGGAGATTTGGGGTATGTAATACATGTCTCGAATAAAATTATTAATGTGAGTTATAAAACCCTTATCGTATTTACCCCAACAGATAACGGTGTCATAATTTCTGGAAGCAATATAGAAACTGCCCCAGTTGATATTGGAAAAAATATAAGCATAACTGTGACTATTGATAAAAATAATATAACAATATGTAAAGAATTGACAATAAATATAACTTAAAATTTTGGTGGGTTATTATGAAACTTTTAAAGATTTTAATGCCATTAATCATTCTTGGTATAATTTCAATAGTAAATGGATATGTTATTGTGATACATCCTAACACTATGAACATAACTAACAGTTCTGGAGTTTATAACACAGACCCCAATATCATTGCATACAATGTAAATGACACGATAACATTTGAAGCTTTAGCCCCCGATTCTGTAGCTCAGGATATATTAGATAATGGAGTTGTTAAATGGGATTTTGGTGACTTAACTGAGACTGATTATGGGAATTATAGAACAACCACCCATACA
It encodes the following:
- a CDS encoding GTPase, coding for MRYKKVPVKKIVNKIIDECDVILLVLDARDPEMTRNRELEKKIKAKGKKLIYVLNKADLVPKDILEKWKEVFGENTVFVSAKRRLGTKILREMIKQSLKEMGKKEGKVGIVGYPNVGKSSIINALTGKRKALTGSVAGLTKGEQWVRLTKNIKLMDTPGVLEMRDEDDLVISGALRLEKVENPIPPALKILSRINNFDNSIIKEYFGVDYEEVDEELLKKIGNKRSYLTKGGEVDLVRTAKTIIKEYQDGKLNYYKVDLKKYGQDRERDISFITKYLKDFPFIEDAKMIVTHLKDFDGLYKKIKKPVLGSEEIDGNIVVVSFGEKTKDACRKKVENLCRERNIEVLSKFGDKIGANNIYVAVGKRVKE
- a CDS encoding TIGR00703 family protein; this encodes MVVDAKEVEMINTLVFETLGNPEKEREFKLKSLKRWGFDLIFGKVDGKETYFTVELDERKAGDKFSKDGKEYEVIEVLQELPKNTELYAHIEMEMGKAYIVCQLRDEDGKNTEVLRVPAATLLLAFLKKNKLANIIKAIKNVGISLELSMQNGVGGKPLSYEELPNVARRFIRSARKVEKETGFGRLSFAYYGETKDGEPRYRFSWLLPTIALFDLDIAKKVEQTLGILKVSE
- a CDS encoding IS6-like element ISMja1 family transposase; protein product: MRLTIEVIKERIVERKLFKRNRKSIEVKILAGLLYYLGLSLRKVSLFLSQFEDISHESVRIYYHKIKEVLNEPERKERNLIAIDETKLKVGDKYIYAWSAIDVETKECLGVYISKTRNYLDTILFVKSILKFCSNKPKILVDGGKWYPWALRKLGLEFERVKFGLRNCVESFFSVLKRRTKVFYNRFPNNSKFDTVISWIKSFMMFYNWMKSLT
- the thrC gene encoding threonine synthase, with protein sequence MLQRCIKCGKTYDVDEIIYTCECGGLLEIIYDYEEIKDKVSEEKLRKREIGVWRYLEYLPVKDESKIVSLCEGGTPLYRCNNLEKELGIKELYVKNEGANPTGSFKDRGMTVGVTRANELGVEVVGCASTGNTSASLAAYSARSGKKCIVLLPEGKVALGKLAQAMFYGAKVIQVKGNFDDALDMVKQLAKEKLIYLLNSINPFRLEGQKTIAFEICDQLNWQVPDRVIVPVGNAGNISAIWKGFKEFEITGIIDELPKMTGIQADGAKPIVEAFRKRAKDIIPYKNPETIATAIRIGNPVNAPKALDAIYSSGGYAEAVTDEEIVEAQKLLARKEGIFVEPASASSIAGLKKLLEEGIIDRDERIVCITTGHGLKDPDAAIRASEEPIKIECDMNVLKRILKEL